The Microtus pennsylvanicus isolate mMicPen1 chromosome 5, mMicPen1.hap1, whole genome shotgun sequence DNA segment ATTATATTCAGCATTGAGTAATTGTCACCACTGTCCAAGTCCAGAACATTGTTCTTGAGCCAAAAGTCCCCATTAGCAGTGACCCCACATCACCAGGGTACCAGCGGTTCCCTTTTCTGACGTGTCACATGAAAGGACACAGACAGTATTCACCTTTTGTCTTTCTGGCACCTTTCATTTAGCATAGCATTTTTCCACAGACTATCCACGTATTTGGTATGCATCAATACTTTCTAACTATGGCTGAAAACGACTCCATTGTATGGGGCTGGAGATGCagatcagttggtaaagtgtttgccatgcataAAGCtggcctgagctcaatccccagcatcatgtaaaccaggcatgatggcccctgcctgtaatcctagcattctggaggtggaggtggaacgTTTAGATGTTCAAGATCATCCTCCACTCCATAGAGAATTCAAGGGCACCTGGGCTATGCAAGAgtcaacttcaaaaaaaaaaagccacataaaccagatgtgggtggtggcgcacatctttaatcccagcactcaggaggcagaggcaggcgaacctctgtgagttgaaggccaacctggtctacagagtgagttccggacagccagggctactcagataAATCACTGAGTGgtgcatgcctacaatcccaggtGCTTgacaaaaggaaaggagaaagaaaaaggggggaagaGAAATGGCTGGACACGGAGCTtgttggtagagtatttgcctagcacattgaggccctgggtttaatcaaTGAAATTAAACAATGAAAAGAGGGGCAGGAGGCAAAGCCAGGGACCCAGCCCTGGCAGCCCCTCTTGCAGAACAGGGGGATGTTTTCAAGGGTGGCCTTGCCTGGCGCAGAGGGACTGAAGAGCCACTTGCGGAGTCGCTGTGAACAATCACAAGCCCTTCCCAACCTTGGCTGCCTGGCCAGACTCCACACACCTCTCAGGCTTGGCCTGTCTCAGATCTCAGAACTTCCTCTAGGCTGTGTTCAGAGTTTCCTCTTCGCGGAGGCCACCTGCTCCCAGACACCTTGTCTCCAAGCACGCAAGGCCTCTCTCTGACAGTCTTTGAGACTCTCCTTGTATTTCCCATCAACTGTAGTCCTACATTGCTGAAGGTATTGCTCCTACCAACTCAAAAGTTCCAGAAGTGAGGCTGGCTGCCTGCTCCCAGGATCAGAGGGTTCAGAGCTGATCCTTAACCAACACCACCCTCTGATGCCCCCATCTGTTGCTACCCATACCTTCTACAGAGGGCACTGATGCCCTTGCCTGCCTCCTAAGGGCTCTGCCCAATGCTACGTAAGCACCCAGACACTGCTGGGTCACTCTTGATGACTGTTAAACTCAACCAGGACTAGATTGACACCAGCGGACACAACCTAGATCCAAGTGTTCCTCTTCCCTGCCTAGGTGGGTGTTCCCAATCACAAACAGACTGCTTGGGGGCCCTTGTCTGAGTTAAAGTCACGGAACCGGGAGTTCTTAGGGCAAGTGGGTCTGTTATGTGGTCCCAGCCTGGGACTAGACACCAGGGTGGTTTCATGTCACTCAGGCTGGTCTAGGCCTCACTGTGtacccaaggatgaccttgaactctggattcTTCCACCTCCATTCCTGGGTGTTttacaggtgtacaccactatgcctggtttattCGGTCCTGGGGATTGAGGCCAGGGTCTTTCTACATGCTAGACAATCACTCTACTGAGTGACCTAGAGGCCcagcctctctctttccccctcccctggcCTTGATGCTTGCAAGCGAGTCGGTGAGTGGATGACAGAGTCGCCAGCTCAGATGGCAGACATGGCGTGAGATCTGGTTCCCTAGGACAAAGGCTGGTGCATAGGGCAGGTGAATAAATCATGAGGGGCCTGCAGCAGGCCAGCAGGCCACAGCTGACCTCATTCTGGAAGTGAGGCGTAGGCAGCTGCGTGGTGAGTGGCTGGGGTGTGGCAAGGGGGGAAGGGGTTTTGTGGCACCTCCACCCTTGTTCCCTGAGAGGAACTTGAAGGTCACTGGAgaggtgggaagacagaggctAAAACAGAGGTGTCCTGGGGCGCCAGGTGGGGGAAGGCGAAGCAGGTGGCATGCTTTTCCAGAATCCTGGAGTAAAAGAGTAGGAAGGGCAGACAGACGGAGCCCCTGAGCATCAGGGAAAGGGACTGAGGGGAGCAGACAGGGGCTAAGGAGAGTGGATGGGGGGCTGAGAGGAACGGAGAAAGGTCAGGGCACAGAGAGAGGGCCTGAGGGTCATGGGAACAGTGCTAGACCAAGACAGAGCTAATGGAGAATGAGCAGGATACAGAGCATGCTCAGACCACCAGCCAGAGATGTGCCAGCAGGACTTGGGGGCTGAAGGAGGCCCATCCACTTGGGAGCCTAGCCACCTGGGTCAGCAAGGAGACCTGGGGTGCAGTCTGTGAAGgctagaaggaaggaggaagatgaagatttCAGAGATGGGCTACATGAGGAGCAATGGAAGAAGATAGTGACTTTAGGGGAGTTGGACTCTACTAATCCCCAGAACCGGAAGGGAAACGGTATCTGAGCTTCCTTCCTGCAGGTCAACCAGCCCCAGCAGGAACAAAAAAGGTGCTACACCCAGGGCCATGGCCCTGCCTGAGGGCCCAGCAGATGGCAGCCTCCCTGAAGGGGACTCCATCCCATCCACAAACACTCCAGGACCCAGCCAGGACCTAGCCAACCCCACTGCCCGCAGGCGGGCCCTCCTCCGTGAGCTGGAGGCCCAGGTGCAGGCTGCCTATGGGCAGGTAAGGGGCAGGAACTGTTCTTTAGGGGAACCCACATCCCAGCTGGATATAAGACAGCCCCAGGGCCAAGTCCACATACAGGTGATCAGAGGGCTGAGAAGAAGCTAGGGACCCATCTCTGTGGATACGAAGGGATCCAGTACCCAGAGTGATCCTTTATGTAAGGTATTGAGCACTGGTCCAATTACAGGGTAAAAGAGCCCTGAACGGAGACAGGGTCCTGGCCGCAGACTTCAGACTGGCCAAAGGTAAAAGCGGATAGGCTCTCTCTCCGAAGACTCATCTTCCAGTCCCCAATTGCCACAGAGAGTTGGGCTCCAGCTGACCCAGGCATGGGGTGCCAGCTCCTTCCGCGGGGATCCAAGCCTGCTTCTGAAAGGTGCTGATTGGGGAGATTAGAGCAAGGCTAAGAGGAGAAGGGCTAGGGGCGGTGTTCAGAAGACCCTCCTGAGGAAGTTCCAGGAGGCTGTGCCTTCCAGGGAGCCTTGACTCTGAGTACCCCCCTACTTGCAGAGATTCTCTGACATAATCCGGGATTGGATTAGGGCCCAAGCCCCGGGCCCAGGGCCCCCCGCCTGCCCACCCGCCCCTGATCTTGCCCACAAAACCCCAGGAAAATCCTCTCCAGTGCTCCCAGGCTGTCCCTGGAAACAGCAGGAGGCTGGCAGAATCCACAGCATCCTCCCAGGACTCAGGGCCTGGCATGGTTCAGGGACCCATGGGGAACTGTGCCAAGCGGCCCTGGCGCCGGGGGCCTAAGGTAGGAAGATGAAGGGGAAACCTAAGGCCAGAAACCTGGGTGGCCCCATGTGTCGGGCAGGCAGTAGCCAGAGACCTAGGAGTAATGGGCTGGATTATAGAGGTCCGCGGGCTCCAGGGGAGATGAAGGGGACATCTGTATGCTTTTCTTAAGGAGATGTTTTTCTGGACAAACAGCCCCTCTGATCTTGGCTGGGACTCCCCTGCTAAGTTAATAGTCCAGGTGCCCGTTCTGGGTAGGCCCTACTCTCTCAGCCGTGGCCAGGGTGACCAGAGTTAGAGGACACAGGCTACAGGTTTCCTCAAGGACCTGGGAGAGGCCCTCACCTCTTAGGGGTGAACCTTTCCAGCCTAGAGAGTTAATGGGGTTTGTGTACTCAGAGGCCCCGCCCCCTCTGCCAGGGGCTGAGCTCCAGAGAACGGAGCTGGagaggggctggggggggggaattgCTTCGGCTTATGGCTGAATTTGCCATAGGAACACTGGCAGTGGCCTGGAGCCCCCCTAGGGAGCCCCAGTCCCGGCCCTAGCCCCAGAGCTGAGAAGCAGGAGGGCACCCAGGGCTACTCGGTGCTTGGCAGTCTGGTGGGGCCAGCCTGCATCTTCCTTCGACCCAGCATCGCCGCCACCCAGTTCGTATGTACAATCACTCCTCTGCCAGCCTGCTGCCCCGGTCCCTTCGCCTCATCGCTCCCTGAATAGGAGGGAGAGGCCGAAGAGGATGTCGGAGGATAGACACGCAACCCCGGGGTTGGGGCCAGAGCGGTAGCTCCAGAACAAGTTAAGAGTTCAGGGAGCCCCTAGCTCCCTGGTATGGACCAGGCATGGGGGGTGGGTAGGGACCCAGAGAAACAGCCACCCAAGGGTTGGGGGTGCAGCCCAGTGACAGAGCACTTGCTTTTAGCAAGACCAGGGTCACGcctacaaaaacagaaaagtaagtTCTTCCAAGGGAAGATGGCTGGAGGTGGCAGGGTTCTCAGGAGAGGGACAGTGGGCAAAGCCGACTTGCAGTGACATTGAGGACAGCTGGGTTGCGTATGACTCTGACGTTCTGTCTGGCCCTGGGATCTACCTCTGTCAAAAGGAGCTATGTACCTCAAAAGACAGTGTAGGAACAGGGGTCCTGAGGGTCCCCTGGCAGGTTATAGGAAAAGAGAACCCCAAGACACCCAGGCAGGTGAGCAGGATTGGGCAGAATAAGTAGCAGGCCCTGGGTATGCTGTGGTGTGGGCTGGATGACGAAtccaagaaacagaaggaaggtgCTGAGGCCTGGGTGTGCCAAGGAATCCCTAAGCCATCTGTGCCTGCAGGACCGGGAGCTGAGACCAGAGGAGATTGAAGGTAAAGAAAGAATTCAAGGAGGGGCTAGTCGAGGTGGGGCATGGATGGAGATTAGAAGGGGAGGTTTGGGGCTGGGGCCTCTGCAGGGTCCAGGAAGGGTAAGAAGGTTATGGGGTGAGACTGGGCAGGGAGGGATGGCAAACCCTCCCTTCTTCGGCTGCCAACCCCTTGGTCTCAGTAACCACACTGGTCAAGGGCCTCTTTCATATTTGTCCTGGCTGTCCACTGTGGGCCTGGCCCTTCACTGAGAACCAGGAAGCACTGCTAACCAATAGATAAGGCCCCGCCTTCTGGAGATAGCTACAGTGGCAGCTGTGTGGGTCTGGAGAGGAAGAAATAGCAGAGAAGCCTCCCTGGAGTCGGTGACACTGAAGCCGAGGAGGGAAGAATGGAATCTCCCTGAGCTCATAGCTTTTCTagctttcctcccctccccctctccctcctctttttaaTCACCTAGAGCAGAAACTGACACATAGTAGATGCTTCCCAAACATTCCATAAGAACAGAAATTTAAGATCATATGTGCAAAAGCCCTAAGACAGCAAATAGGAACTGAGGCTTAAGAGCAAGAAGGGACTGGAAGAAAGGGGACAGATGGGCTGGTCCCAGCTGGCAGCCAGGGAGAGTTTTGGAAAGGACTAAGCTCACTCTGCCTGGCAGAGCTGCAGGTCGCCTTCCAGGAGTTTGACCGAGACCGGGATGGCTACATCGGCTACCGGGAGCTGGGTGCCTGCATGCGGACGCTGGGCTACATGCCTACAGAGATGGAGCTCATTGAGATATCACAGCAGATCAGTAAGTGCCTCAGCCCGTGCCTcagacccaccccacccccgcactTCAGCCCCGGCCCAGACCTGAGGTAGCTGCATGCGCTGACCCAAGAGCACAGGGCATAACTGTCTTTAAAGGAGAGCTGCCTCCTAAGAATCTACTAGGAGAGTGGCGAGGATGACACGaccccctcctgcctcccccgACCCGTTTACCAATAGTgactgaagctcagagaggtgaAGTCTTTGTCCAGAGCAGGCTCGGGAAAGAACAGTGAGTCTTACGAGCCTGCTTGAGGATAATTCTCACCAGTAGCTGCAGATGACGCAGCCTCTGGTACCCAGGGATGAGAGCCCATCCAGTGCCATGAAGGAAGGGACCAGGAGCAAGAGGGAAGGCGGTGGGCTGGGGAAGGCAGGTCAGGTGCTAGGCCAGGGTCTTCATGGATGAATGCACCCTCAGGTGGTGGGAAGGTGGATTTTGAAGATTTTGTGGAGCTGATGGGTCCCAAGCTGTTGGCAGAGACTGCAGATATGATTGGCGTGAGGGAGCTTCGAGACGCCTTCCGGGAGGTGCGCCAgggtgggaggggtggagggtgggTGAGACTGTGAGATTGCAGGAGTTAAGGGCTGAGTGGATGTGGGACTCAGTCAGTGACCCCATGCCACTATCGATGCTGCCACAGTTTGACACCAATGGAGATGGCTGCATCAGTGTGGCAGAGCTGCGGGCAGCCCTCAAGGCTCTGCTGGGGGAACGCCTCAGCCAGAGGGAGGTAGATGAGATACTCCAAGACATCGATCTCAATGGAGATGGCTTGGTTGACTTTGAAGGTAACGCCTCCCCTGTTTAGCTGAATATGCCCTGAAGATTCCAAACCAGCAGTTCTTGACTTGTGGgccttgacccctttggggtcagatatttatattaggattcataacaatagtaaaattagtaacaatggaaataattttatggttggggtccccacaacatgaggaattgtattaaagggtcacagtgtcaggaaggttgagaaactcTGATCTAAACAGACCCGGGTTAAACATTATTGGAGGATCAAGGAGGCAGGGCTATTATACTCCCTACTGGCGAGAGAAGAAATCTGTGTCAGTTCTCAGGATAGCTAAagtacttacttaggataaggaaCTAGGGAGAGCCAAGATTGTAATCTGGGCAGCTGAGGTCCCTCCTCCTGGTTCTCAGATGCCTTTGAAGGTCTCCTCAAGCCCACTCTAGCCCACTCTTGAGCAGGCAGATCTGCCAACCGTGATGGGGTCAGGAGGGCAGACCTGAAACCTTGCACTTGTCCTGGCAGAATTTGTTCGGATGATGTCTCGGTGAGCTTATATAGAAGCTGGAGTGGACCAGCCTGGAGGACCACAGCCGCTGAGCCGCAGAGGATCCCATGTATTCCTGGAAACTCATTACGAATCAGACTGTgtgcctcctcccacccctgctggGCATAGTGCCCTCTCCTGTCACCACCCTTAGCTCTCCCTGGTTCTCTGACAATAAAGCATTTTCCAGCTTGTGGAGAAAGAGTTTTTCCTACTCGTTTATCCTGGAAGTCTGGCATGTGACCCCAAAAGTCAACCCCTGGAGCTGGCCTTCAAACCACAGGTTACCTCAATTGTGAGTTCAGGGGGTATGGAgatcccctcttcttcctctctggatCCTGGATCCAGTCCAAAGGAAGTGATAAAAGGTATCgctgagctaggcatggtggtgcacacctttaatcccagctctcaggagacagaagcagatgagtctctgagttcgaggccagattggtctacaaagtgagttccagaccagctagggCTTCCtagggagactttgtctcaaaagcgaaaacaaaaaccacacacagagaggaacacatgcaggtgcacacacacacacacgtacatgcatacaTCAGTGCTCTGAGTTCTGTGCTTGAAGATGTCCAGGACAGAGCCCTTCTCCAGTTCTGTCATGTATGTATTACTGCCACAGCCTGGGAGGAGCATTGCTCAGAGCTTTCAGGAGGATGGTAGCTAGCAGAAGCCCCCCACTCTGTGCCTCTGTCTGATAGCTaggacttctttttttgttgtttgtttgattgtttttgttttccgagacagacCTGGCTGTcttgtaaccaggctggccttgaacttcccgaGCACAGTGGGAAGGGAATAGGACTGGTCAGCCCTGCCAATTCAAGGCCCATCTAATGGACAGTCTGGGTTGGGGGTCTTTTAGGTCAGCATAAAGCATAGGCCCTTCCTAGCAGGAATCAGGACCTTCCTGCCCTAACTAGCTGTCCTTTCCTTTACTAGTATCCCTAACCTAAATCTTCACTCTACTAGACACTCAGATCCCCACACAAGAGCCTTCACAGCTCTTGGATGCTGGGAAGCTGTAGGTCTCCATCCAatgccattttttgtttgtttgttttcgttttctgagacagggtttccttcaATATACAATTACTGAAAATTGACTTTAGAGAATAAAACTGGGCCTAGTgttagtggcacacacttttaaacccagcacttaggagatagaggcagacggatctctgtgagttcaaggccagtctggtctacaatgtgagttccaggacagccagggctacacagagaaacccttgtctttttcttttccttttttaaaaaaaaaatatttatttattcattatgtatacaatagtctgtctgtgtgtatgcctgcaggccagaagagggcaccagaccccattacagatggttgtgagccaccatgtggttgctgggaattgaacctcagaacctttggaagagcaggcaatgcccttaacctctgagccatctctccacccccccttgtctttttctccttcccatgtagattagatctatgtaagtctctcttagtgtccacattgttggctaagttctctgggattctggtttgtaggctggttttctttgctttatgtttaaaaaccacctatgagtgagtacatgtgataattgtctttctgtgtctgggttacctcactcaaaaaaatattttctagttccattcattttcctgcaaaattcaagatgtcattatttttttctgctgtgtagtactccattgtgtaaatgtaccacatttttcttatccattctttgattgcggggcattcaggttgtttccaggttctggctatgataaacaaagctgctatgaacgtagttgagcacatgtccttgtggcacgattgggcatcctttggatatatacccaaaagtgatattattgggccttgaggaaggttgtttcctaattttttgagaaatcgccaccctgacatccaaaggggttgtaccagcttgcattcccaccagcaatgcaggagtgttcccttttccccacaacctctccagcataagttgtcatcagtgtttttgatcttggccattcttacaggtataagatggtatctcagagttgtttggatttgcatttctctgatgactaaggatgttgaacatttccttaagtgtctttcagccattttagattcctctgttgagaaatctctgtttaggtctgtactccattttttttttgattgtgtgatcttttggtgtctaatttcttgagttctttgtatagtttggagatcagacctctgtctgatgtggagttagtgaagatcttttcccattctgtaggctgtcgttttgtcttgttgaccatgtcctttgctttacagaagcttttcagtttcaggaggccccatttattaattctttctctcagttcagtgtcaatgtgttcaagtgtacttcccactttctcttctataaggttcagtgtggctggctttatattgaggtctttgatccatttggacttgactggaactagctcttgtagaccaggttggcctcgaacatacagagatccacctgcttctgcctcctgagtgatgggcttaaaggtgtgtgccacagcaaCCTGGTTTGTAGAGACATTTTAATTTAACACTCTCAGGTCGAGAAACTGAGAAGCCCAAGATCAAGattcaggcagaggcaggagtctgaggctagcctcagctatatagtgagaccctgactcaaaaagcgGAAGAagagcagtggggggggggggggggcgcaccaTTAATCCCAGCCAGCCTACCAAAACAGGGCTCCAAATTCAGTGAGAGagccaggcaaggtggcacacgcctttaatcccagcacttaggagactggggcaggaaaatctctgtgagtgtgaggccagtttggtctacatagggagttctaaGGCAGGATCACATAGAGTCTATAATGTTAATAATATTGAGGACGAGGAGTGTGATTGGGGAAGACATTGGCTGCCAACCTCTGACTCACAcatccaataaataaaataaagtaccaAGGCGTTGGGAGCACACTGGTCCTCGCAAGGTGGTCTCAGTGGAGCATGCAGGCACCCCAGTTCCCCAAGCAGCAGCCTGGAATCTGCACTCTGAGGTGCCAGGGCTGGCTTCAGCAGCCTCAGCACCACCCATCCGCAGATCCCAATTAATCCTTAATCCTCAATTAAGTGATCCCTGCTGCCAAGCCTATAGCCCCAGTCCCGTGGCTTTTCCAGACGCTGACACAGATGGCATCGCGCATGAGATGTCTCTGCAGGAACTGGGGGTGGCAACCACCAAAATTGAGGGGAAAGCAGGCAGGGTCCACTGCCCACTGTCCCCCAAGCCCCACCCAAGCCTCTGTGGGGGGATGGTGAAGGCCACCAGAGAAGCTCTTAGTCACAGCGTGTCTCCTAACACTAAAAGTGTTCATGGATCCCCCAGAGGTCATATGTGCCCCCACCACAAAAAGGCCTCTAGTCCAAATGTTCCGGTCCCAGTTGGAGTAGGTCTGGGTCAGGGTCAGGAGGGGAGCGAACATTAGGTCTAGGCCGCCCGCGTGGGGGTGGCCTGTTTGTGAGCCTGGGTTTCCCAGCTGCTAATTTATGTGTCCCTGGGAGCATGCTCACTGCCTTGGCCCTTGGCTTTCCAGGTCAGCAGTGGTCCACTCCCACTGTGCTCCTTCTGTGTCTGTGAAACAACTAGATTCTCGGCTTGCTGACTTCCTAGAtgaactttggttttttttttttttttgagaggtaGGGAGGgctgaggtttctctgtgtagccctggatgtttgggaactctctctatagacc contains these protein-coding regions:
- the LOC142850005 gene encoding calcium-binding protein 2 isoform X1, whose translation is MVQGPMGNCAKRPWRRGPKEHWQWPGAPLGSPSPGPSPRAEKQEGTQGYSVLGSLVGPACIFLRPSIAATQFDRELRPEEIEELQVAFQEFDRDRDGYIGYRELGACMRTLGYMPTEMELIEISQQISGGKVDFEDFVELMGPKLLAETADMIGVRELRDAFREFDTNGDGCISVAELRAALKALLGERLSQREVDEILQDIDLNGDGLVDFEEFVRMMSR
- the LOC142850005 gene encoding calcium-binding protein 2 isoform X2, which translates into the protein MALPEGPADGSLPEGDSIPSTNTPGPSQDLANPTARRRALLRELEAQVQAAYGQDRELRPEEIEELQVAFQEFDRDRDGYIGYRELGACMRTLGYMPTEMELIEISQQISGGKVDFEDFVELMGPKLLAETADMIGVRELRDAFREFDTNGDGCISVAELRAALKALLGERLSQREVDEILQDIDLNGDGLVDFEEFVRMMSR